GTCAGGACCCATTCATTCCCCAGTGCGGCTCAGGGGGCAGGAGGCCGGGTTCCTCCGGAAGCCGAGCGGGAGACCCCAGCCCAGAAGGAATAGTTACAGCGCCAATCCTCCAGCGCGCCGGGGCCACACGCCTGCGCGGCACGCCTCCAGCGCGTAACCCAATCCCGCCCGGGATGACCAACGCTCCCGGGTGACGTcacgctcccgccccgccccttctTCGCTACCCCCGAGGCCTCCCCAGCGAGCAGGGGCGCTCGTTCTTTCCTAAAGGGGCCTGGGCCTGCGGAGGGCGGGACCCTGCCTGCCTTGGCCTTCGATTGGACCAATCCTCGCCCGCGCGGCTTCAAGATTGGTCGGCTCTTGCCCTTCTCTCCGCCCCCTCCGGGACTTCCGCTTCCGGTTCTGACGGACGCTTCGGCCGTAACGATGATCGGGGACATCCTGCTGTTCGGGTAATTAGgggggccagaggctggggtAAGAAGGGTGAGAGGGACGAGGGGCGGTCCAGGTAACCTCATTCTCCCTTTGCAGGACGCTGCTGATGAACGCAGGGGCGGTGCTCAACTTTAAGCTGTGAGTAGGCCGCTTTGGATCGCGACTCCACCCAGGGGACCGTAGCCCCAGCCCCCCGCGAGCGTGAGCCCGCCCCGCGCTGCAGGCCACGCCCCAAGCCCCAGCCAGCCCTCTGGCCACGCCCCCAGCCTGGTCCTCCAGTGACCTTTTGCTTCGAGGTGACTTGAAAGCAAGGCTGCAGTTTCTCTGGGATCTCTCTTCCCGCATCCTGGAGAGCCTCTggcccttcccctctctcccccccacaatttctttctttctttttttttttttttttaagattttatttactcatgagagacagagagagggagagagacacaggcagagggagaagcaggctccacgcagggagcccgacacgggactcgatccccggtctccaggatcacgccctggactgaaggcagcgctaaaccgctgagccacccgggctgccctcccccccaatTTCTTAGCCCTATTCTGTACCCGCGGACCAACCTCTCGACCCTGGTGGCTGCAGCCCTGTGATTGATGGGTAGTTGATGGCCCAGAAAGGGGCATTGAACCACCCGAGGTCACAGAGCAAGTCAGCTGCAGGGCTAGAGCTGCAATTGAGTGTCTGAGGCCTTCAGGGCTAGGGGACTGAGTGGACTTTATGTCCCACCGAAAGTGGACACTGTCTGTTCCTCTTTGTAGGAAAAAGAAGGACACGCAGGGCTTTGGGGAGGAGTCAAGGGAGCCCAGCACAGGTAAGGCCTCCTTTCTGGACTCTGACATTGGTCCATTGGAGAGAGGACAATTTTTTCTCACCAAGCCCTaccttagttttcttttcaattgtgtctgtgtgtatgtgtgtgcgtttgtgagagggagagagagcgagatgGGCCTAATGATGTGCTGTTCCTTCTGTTCACTTCTATCACCCTCTTCTTTCTCCTATCAGAGCTCCCTGGGTAGCTCCTCTAACTTCTTGcagttataattttcttttacgCATGCTATCATCTGCAGTTATGATTTTCCTTTACGTATGCTATATTTGCCCCTCACACTTGATCTTGCTTGCTTTGGCCCATTCCTGTGTCCTTGAGGTGCCTATCCTCcagcatgaatgaatgaatgagcaggtACCTGTTCTTTCAGAGTGCTGCAGacctgttctttttaaattaggtGCCAACATTAGCTTCCAGATAAATCAGATGTCATGTAAGGATTCAGATGTCTGATTTATCAAGAAAAATCTGAACATCCTAACAGCTCAGGGTTCAAGCAACTTCTTGGCACCCTTGGATCAAGTTGAGAAAAACAGGACCCCAGTGAGGCAGGGTCTGTGGCCTCTACTTCCTCCCAGCCCCAACCCCCTCATCTTTATATCATCTTACCTGTCCTGGAGGCCCTGAAATTTACACTTTCTGACGAATTTATTCATGTAACTGAAACCTAGTGGGACCTGCACATGACTCTTGTGtccatgcatttattcattcaccaagcatttactgaatacttGCCACGTGCTGGCCACTGTGCTGGATGCTGGGGACACGGCAGGGAATAAGACAGAAATTCCTGCCTTGTGGGTTGTACTACTCTGGGGTGGGACATGCAGTTCCTAAACAAGGAACCAATGGTGATGGAGGTGATGTTAGGTGAGCATAGTGTTGGGATTGCTGCTCCAGCTGCGGTGTGTGGAGGGAAGTCCCCTGAGGGGGGTGGCATTGCAGCCATGGGTGCCATGATGGAGTGTTTCATGAATGCGATAGGAACACAAAGGCGCAGTGAATTTGATGACGATCTGACCACTCCCTTTCATTGGGTGCCTAGTTGGTGGTGGCTGCCTTGCCAGGTGCTTCCTGTGGGTGTGTCACTCCACCTCTATCCCTTTTAgataggaaactgaggttcagggtTGTGGCTTGACTTGCTTGTGACCATGTAGGAAATCAGTGACTGTGTCGTGCTTCAACCTGGGTTTTTCTGCCCCCAGAGGTGGTCTTCTCAATCACtagtccatccatccattcattctttggtTCATGTGTTTCATTCAGCAGCTGTATATATTGGTTGCCCATTGTGTGGAAGGTATTGTACCAACTCCTGGGGTGGTGGTCTAGAGATCTAAATTGgagctggggtgggtgggagagtaGAAGGACTTGATGGTGGTGAGAATGTCAGTGATCAGGATGGTCACAACAGTGACTTCTCTCTGATCAGGGGCTCTCTGCATGTTCCTTCCAGCCAGTCCTCTGTGCTTGCTGCTGCCACTGTGGAGGATgtgcctctccctgtgcctggcTCACCCCTGATATCGTAGTGGCTACATTTGTTGAGAGCCGTCTGTGTGCTAGGCACCGTGCTTCCTAGTGACTTGTCACCTCCATTTACACAGGAGGAGGCTGGTGTATGTATAGGCTAAGGACTGAGCAAGGTCACCTGTGTGGGAGGGCAGGAAACTCCTGCCGGTGTTTAAGGTTGGAGCTTATGCGCTTCGTCGAAGTTTTCTGACCCTTGCTCCCCGACATAGGCTAGGTTGgaatgccccctcccccaccattgTATGCTCCCATGGCACCTGGTATAGTGAATAGTCAGGTGTGTGATTTCTTGTTTAGCATTTTTCCTGCGTGTGATCTTCTTAGGGCAAGGATACctatctttttcctttgttcctcccTGTGTCCCCTGAGGTTGGCTATTGCCCAGAACAAGTGGCCTTCAATTAGCATCTGTTGATGGCAGGAGAGCCTGTTTTTGTGATGCTGGGCCCAGAGAAGGGCCTCGCAGGCAGTGCCTCTCAGACATCCTGGGGATGGACCTGTGTTTGACATTTGCAGTTTGGGCTGGGCTGCATGTGGCTATCCCAGTGGGTTGAATAATACCGGGCTCGTCTAAACTGTTTGCTCATCGTGTATTGGATGGTGCTGCGGTGCCAGGTGGCTGTGTAAATTTCTGAGCTCCTGCCTGGTATTCTGTGcttactgggcagccctggtctAGAGATGACACTTTGGTTGGCACCCTTGTGGATTACCCCACCTGGACCCATTTATTTCATTCTGGAGGATTAGAGAGGGAGGATGATTGACTTAAAACCCTGGAGGAAGGTTCTGGAACCCATGCCTCTAGAATCTTAACGTACTAAACTGCTTCCCCTTGGAATGGGTTCTGTTCTGTGGCATTGGGGGAACTAGTGTAAGTCATCATCAAAGCAGAACTCCGCTTTTACTTGCCTGAATTAGTATGCTTTTTCAGTGCCAACACCAAAAACCCAGCCCAAAGTGGTTAAAGAAAATTGAAACCTCCAAGGGTAGAACTGTTTTCAGGCACCACCCAGACTGAGGCCTTAAATCAGCTCTCCTGCATGACCCTCTCcagctctctctttccttctgggttGATTTTACTATCAGTCTGGCTTGTGTTGACAAAAGATGACCCTAGAGCAGAGCTTggcacaatttttcttttcttttcttttcttttcttttcttttctttccttttcttttcttttcttttctaagattttatttatttatgacagagagagagacagagagagagagaggcagagagagaagcaggctccatgcagggagcccgacgcggaactcgatcctgggtctccaggatcacgccctggctaaggcggcgctaaactgctgagccacctgggctgccctgggcacaATTTTCTGTTAAGGTCTCAGATcgtaaacattttaggctttgtgggtcacACATTCTTGGTGCAGCATGTCAACTCTGTTCCTTGAAAGCAGTCATGCGAAAGagaggcataccttgttttattgtgtttgcttcttttttcaagaaaatattttatttatttattcatgagagagacagacagagacataggcagagggagaagcaggcctcctgcaaggagcccaatgtgggactcgatcctggatcccaggatcacgccctgaaccaaaggcagatgctcaaccgctgagccacccaggtgccccttattgtGTTTCTTTATCATGTTTTGCAGATACTGTAgttttacaaactgaaggtttgtggCCACCCTGTGAGCAGGTCTGTTGGCAcaatttttccaatagcatttgccCACTTCGTGTGCCCatttgtcacattttggtaattcttgcaattttttcaaactttttcattatcacTGTATGTGTTATGgtaatctgtgatcagtgataatctgtgatcagtgattatgacttgctgaaagctcagatgacgGTTAGCATTTGTTAGCGGTATTTTTGTAATTAATGTATCTACGTTATTTTTTAGACATGATGCTACCACACATTTCATGGACTATAGTGTAGTGTAAACATAACCTTTAGATGCACTGGGAAAcaagaaaattcatttgacttgctttattgcaatgttctggaactgaacccacagTATCTCTGAGGTATACCTGTATAAAAATAAGCAGGCATAGATGTATTTTGATAAAGCTTTATTAGTAGACACTGAAAtatgaatttcatgtaatttctgTGTCTCACAAGATActgtgttggttttctttttaacctttaaaaagtgttaaaaacgTTCTTAGCTAATGGGCCATACAGAAGTAGGTGGTAAGGGCAGGCTTTGGCTCACAGGCCATTGTTTGCCAACCTCTGCCCTAAAAGACTGGGCTTACATCTTCCTGGCCAAAAAGGGTGATAGAAAGCAAGTTCCTCTTTCCCAGTAGTTGAGACAAAAGTCCTAGGATTGACTCTTATTGGGCAGACATGCCCCTCCCTGAGCCATTCAGAGGCTGGGGGCTCTCAGGGTCTGGTTAGTGGCAGCTCCTGTCCAAAGGGCCAAGGTTTGGGGAGCAGAGGTGACCCACAGGAAAAGCTATGCTGCCCCCAGAATGTGGGTCAATGGGATCGGGGCAGGCAGACACTGCAGAAACACACTGCAGCCGTCTCAGCAGAAATGTCAGCAGGGCTTGTAAAAACGCGTTCTGACTTTCCAGGTGACAACATCCGGGAGTTCTTACTGAGCCTCAGATACTTCCGAATCTTCATCGCCCTGTGGAATGTCTTCATGATGTTCTGCATGATCGTGTAAGTCCAGCCTGCCTGTCCCCTTTGTGTCCCAACCCTCCGTGTTGTTCTCCAAGGTGACCCACTACCTGGTTGTTCTCTGGCCTCTCTGTCTTCATTTTGGAGTCACActttctgctttcaaaataagAACTCTCCGAGCTAGAGAGGGGAGCAGGGTCTGCAAAGGTTAAACTGTGTCACTGTGGTCTAGGCTGGAGCTTTGATTGGAACACGGTGTTCTCTGAGTCCTGGCTGTTCCTGGCACCTAGCAGAGGCTGCCAAGAGATGCCTTCCCTTGAGCCCATGGCCCTGTCCACCTCTTGCCAGCTCTGCTGTGTTTAGCCTATACTTGGTATCTGCCAAGGTGGAAAATGTGGCTTAATGGCCACTGTGCTGCTGGGTCCTGCTTCTACCCTGTCAGTAGCCAGCAGAAGTGTATttattcagacttttttttatctgttttcatgcccattttccatttcctcattagGCTTAAAAAAATCGAATTGGATTGGTTTTCCTTCCACAGTCAGAGCCTTAATTTTAATGCTGCTGATAATGAATTGTGAGACACAGTAGTGTTAAGCAGACTCAGGGGAAAAACAGTAGGAGAATCTGGCAATCACTTGGGCTAATCATGCTGGGCTGGTTCCATTCTTGTCctaaagaggaagagaatgaaaagtcaGCTCTCCCGAGTAATTGAGATTCTGAATTTGGGGTTGCTGGGTGATCCTTGTGCCAGCCCAGTGGCTGTTTGAGATGATTCCTGgacttgggagatttttttttttaaagatttcatttatttattcatgagagacccacagagagggacagagacataggcagagggagaagcaggctccatgcagggagcttgatgtgggactcgatccctggacccgggatcacaccctgagcttaaggcagatagAGGCTCAatcacttagccacccaggtgtcccaggacttAG
This window of the Canis lupus dingo isolate Sandy chromosome 20, ASM325472v2, whole genome shotgun sequence genome carries:
- the SMIM7 gene encoding small integral membrane protein 7 isoform X2; translated protein: MIGDILLFGTLLMNAGAVLNFKLKKKDTQGFGEESREPSTGDNIREFLLSLRYFRIFIALWNVFMMFCMIVLFGS